One Actinomycetota bacterium DNA segment encodes these proteins:
- the rpoB gene encoding DNA-directed RNA polymerase subunit beta, with the protein MQRPNSRVRERRSFGKIPEILELPNLIAVQKDSFDWLIADGLSEALREVSPVEDFTGNRALEFGGHYFGDIKTTKGECREKDMTYGAPLFAQARFINKETGEIREQDVYMGEFPVMTENGTFIINGTERVVVNQFVRSPGVYFDQEVDKLSDKIITSAKVIPNRGAWLEFEIDKRDMVFVRIDRKRKQSVTLLLKALGFGGDEEILNLLDGAQCVRNTLEKDNTESQQEALIEIYKKLRPGEPPTVDGARSLLESLFFNPQRYNLAKVGRYKINKKLEIAIGDDVTVLTKDDLLEIVRYLVRLHQGIGEVDDIDHLGNRRVRTVGELIQNQFKIGLSRMERVVRERMTTLDLESITPQSLINIRPIVASLKEFFGSSQLSQFMDQTNSLSGLTHKRRLSALGPGGLSRERAGFEVRDVHPSHYGRMCPIETPEGPNIGLIGSLSTYARINDLGFIETPYRRVVDGKVTGDINYLTADEEDKYIIAQANAVFKEDGEFVEDKVLVRVHNPLKKVDEVRMVDPSEVDYMDISPSQIVSVSTSLIPFLEHDDANRALMGSNMQRQAVPLVRAEAPLVGTGVEYRAAKDAGEVLVAKEDGVIKKVDASHIEVEFKGGTEVYELDKFRRSNQGTCINQKPIVEEGEKVKAGWVIADGSATDMGELALGQNLLVAFMPWEGYNYEDAIVLSERLVKEDILTSIHIEEFEVEARDTKLGPEEITREVPNVGEEALKDIDEDGIIRIGAEVTPGDVLVGKITPKGETELTAEEKLLRAIFGEKTREVRDTSLKIPHGEGGIVIDVKIFSRENGDELSPGVNKLVRAYVAQKRKISEGDKLAGRHGNKGVISKILPEEDMPFLEDGTPVDIILNPLGVPSRMNLGQILETHLGWAAKVGWNDDGQPTGDPVFVATPVFDGANESEIKEALIKAGLPETGKAKLYDGRNGEPFTEDITIGYIYILKLLHLVDDKIHARSTGPYSLITQQPLGGKAQFGGQRFGEMEVWALEAYGAACTLQEILTVKSDDVSGRVKTYEAIVKGENIPESGLPESFRVLVKEMQSLCLNVQALYEEGDKVEFKAIEEDIDKRNEEDSGLDLISAKVHEELLIDSGIGEEDELKEGGTEGTGDESEVMEGFEMADDLESLEGGSEDE; encoded by the coding sequence GTGCAAAGACCAAATTCTCGTGTGAGAGAGCGCAGAAGTTTTGGCAAAATTCCCGAAATCTTGGAACTACCAAATTTAATAGCAGTTCAGAAGGATTCTTTTGATTGGTTAATTGCAGATGGCTTGAGCGAGGCCCTAAGAGAGGTCTCACCGGTTGAGGATTTTACGGGAAACCGCGCACTAGAATTTGGCGGACATTACTTTGGGGATATAAAGACGACTAAGGGCGAGTGTAGGGAGAAGGATATGACCTACGGAGCCCCCCTCTTTGCTCAAGCCAGATTCATCAACAAAGAGACGGGTGAGATCAGGGAGCAGGACGTCTACATGGGAGAGTTCCCCGTCATGACGGAGAACGGCACCTTCATCATCAACGGCACCGAGCGGGTCGTTGTAAATCAGTTCGTACGCTCGCCGGGCGTCTACTTCGATCAAGAAGTGGACAAACTATCGGACAAGATAATCACCTCGGCCAAGGTCATCCCCAATCGCGGGGCCTGGCTCGAGTTTGAGATAGACAAGCGGGATATGGTCTTTGTCCGCATCGACCGCAAAAGGAAGCAGTCGGTCACCTTGCTCCTCAAGGCCTTAGGCTTCGGCGGCGATGAGGAGATATTGAATCTTCTAGACGGCGCCCAGTGCGTGAGGAACACCTTAGAGAAGGATAATACCGAGAGTCAACAAGAGGCTCTCATAGAGATATATAAGAAGCTCCGCCCGGGCGAGCCCCCAACCGTCGATGGGGCAAGGAGCCTCCTGGAATCACTCTTCTTCAATCCTCAGCGCTATAACCTGGCTAAAGTCGGCCGCTATAAGATAAACAAGAAGCTTGAGATTGCCATCGGCGATGACGTGACCGTCCTGACCAAGGATGACCTTTTAGAGATAGTCAGATATTTGGTCCGGCTGCATCAGGGCATCGGCGAGGTCGATGACATCGACCACCTCGGAAACCGCCGCGTGCGCACGGTCGGTGAGCTCATCCAGAATCAATTCAAGATCGGTCTCTCCCGTATGGAGCGGGTCGTCCGCGAGCGGATGACCACCTTGGATTTGGAGTCGATCACTCCTCAATCGCTCATAAATATCCGCCCCATAGTGGCCTCACTTAAAGAGTTCTTCGGAAGCAGCCAGCTCTCGCAATTTATGGATCAGACAAACTCCCTTTCAGGCCTCACCCACAAGAGGCGCCTTTCGGCTCTGGGGCCGGGCGGTCTCTCCCGCGAGCGAGCCGGCTTTGAGGTGCGCGACGTTCATCCCTCTCACTACGGCCGGATGTGTCCGATCGAGACGCCGGAAGGTCCCAACATTGGTCTGATCGGATCGCTCTCAACCTATGCTCGCATCAACGATCTTGGTTTCATCGAGACGCCCTATCGCAGAGTTGTGGATGGCAAGGTGACGGGTGATATCAATTACCTGACCGCAGATGAAGAGGACAAATATATCATCGCCCAAGCCAACGCCGTCTTTAAAGAGGATGGCGAGTTTGTCGAGGATAAGGTGCTGGTTAGGGTTCACAACCCCTTAAAGAAGGTGGACGAGGTCCGCATGGTCGATCCCAGCGAGGTCGACTACATGGATATCTCGCCCTCTCAAATAGTCAGCGTCTCGACTTCGCTCATCCCCTTCTTGGAGCATGACGATGCCAACCGGGCTCTCATGGGCTCCAATATGCAGCGTCAAGCGGTTCCATTAGTCAGGGCCGAGGCCCCCTTGGTCGGCACCGGCGTCGAGTATCGGGCGGCCAAGGATGCCGGAGAGGTTCTGGTGGCCAAGGAGGACGGCGTCATCAAGAAGGTCGATGCGAGCCACATCGAGGTAGAGTTCAAGGGCGGGACCGAAGTATACGAACTCGATAAATTCCGTCGCTCCAACCAGGGAACCTGCATAAATCAGAAACCCATCGTAGAAGAGGGCGAAAAGGTCAAGGCCGGCTGGGTAATAGCCGACGGCTCGGCGACCGACATGGGCGAGCTGGCCTTGGGTCAGAACCTGCTCGTCGCCTTCATGCCCTGGGAAGGTTATAACTACGAGGACGCCATCGTCCTTAGCGAAAGATTGGTCAAAGAGGACATCCTAACCTCGATTCATATAGAGGAGTTTGAGGTTGAGGCGCGCGATACCAAACTCGGCCCAGAAGAGATAACCCGCGAAGTTCCCAACGTCGGCGAAGAGGCCCTAAAGGATATTGACGAGGACGGCATCATTAGGATCGGAGCCGAAGTCACCCCAGGCGACGTCCTGGTCGGCAAAATCACGCCCAAGGGCGAGACCGAGCTGACCGCCGAGGAGAAACTGCTTCGGGCCATCTTCGGAGAGAAGACCAGAGAGGTCAGGGATACCTCGCTCAAGATTCCGCACGGCGAAGGCGGCATCGTCATAGATGTCAAGATATTTTCGAGAGAGAACGGGGATGAACTCTCCCCAGGTGTTAATAAACTGGTCAGGGCCTACGTGGCCCAGAAGAGAAAGATTTCAGAGGGGGATAAGCTCGCCGGTCGCCACGGCAACAAGGGCGTCATCTCCAAGATCCTTCCCGAAGAGGATATGCCCTTTTTGGAGGATGGCACCCCGGTTGATATAATCCTAAATCCGCTCGGTGTACCGTCCCGAATGAACTTGGGCCAGATACTCGAGACCCATCTCGGCTGGGCGGCCAAGGTCGGCTGGAACGATGATGGACAGCCAACCGGAGACCCGGTCTTTGTGGCCACTCCAGTCTTCGACGGAGCGAACGAGTCCGAAATCAAAGAGGCTCTAATCAAGGCGGGCCTGCCCGAAACCGGTAAGGCCAAATTGTATGACGGCAGGAATGGTGAGCCCTTCACCGAGGACATCACCATCGGATATATATACATATTAAAACTGCTTCACTTGGTCGACGATAAGATCCATGCCCGCTCGACCGGTCCCTATTCACTCATCACCCAGCAGCCCCTGGGCGGTAAAGCTCAGTTCGGGGGGCAGCGCTTCGGTGAGATGGAGGTCTGGGCCTTGGAAGCTTACGGGGCGGCCTGCACCCTGCAGGAGATTTTGACCGTCAAATCGGACGACGTCTCGGGCCGCGTTAAGACCTACGAGGCCATCGTCAAGGGCGAGAATATCCCAGAATCGGGCCTGCCCGAATCATTTAGGGTTTTAGTCAAAGAGATGCAGAGCCTCTGCTTGAACGTCCAAGCCCTCTACGAAGAGGGGGATAAGGTGGAGTTCAAGGCGATAGAAGAGGATATCGACAAGAGAAACGAAGAGGATAGCGGCCTCGATCTCATCAGCGCCAAGGTTCACGAAGAGCTTCTGATAGACTCCGGTATCGGCGAGGAAGATGAGTTAAAAGAGGGCGGGACCGAAGGGACGGGCGACGAGAGCGAAGTGATGGAAGGATTTGAGATGGCCGATGACCTCGAATCTTTAGAGGGGGGATCGGAGGATGAATAG